The DNA region agcatcacatttggaaagtggtgaaatcatcggacaaagtcagcatggatttaccaaaggcaaatcatgtctgacgaatcttatagaatttttcgatctGATTCccaccagttttggtctccaaatttgaggaaggatattcttgctattgagggcgtgcagcgtaggtttactaggttaattcccggaatggcgggactgtcatatgttgaaagactggagcgactaggcttgtatacactggaatttagaaggatgagaggagatcttatcgaaatgtataaaattattaaggggttggacacgttaaaggcaggaaacgtgttcccaatgttgggggagtccagaacaaggggccacagtttaagaataaggggtaggccatttagaactgagatgaggaaaacctttttcagtcagacagttgtgaatctgtggaattctctgcctcagaaagcagtggaggccaattctctgaatgcattcaagagagagctggatagagctcttaaggattgtggaggcagggggtatggggagaaggcaggaacggggtactgattgagaatgatcagccatgatcacattgaatggcggtgctggctcgaagggccgaatggcctcctcctgcacctattttctattgtcagatagacacgaaaagctggagtaactcagcgggacaggcagcatctctggagagaaggcatgtgtagcatttcgggtcgagacgattgttcagactcgaaacgtcacccattctgtaacaaagtacttaagtgcatgctaagatacaacgcatcattttattgaagcacttacagcataggacctgcagtacattacagctccgagctgctacatctactgcccgACCTAGGCGAGTATATTATAAAGCAGGGGAGCACGGGTTTGGAccgtggctagcatgcaatagcccatcgacacattccttctctccagagatgctgcctgtcccgttgagttactccagctttttgtgtctatcttcggtttaaaccaacatctgcagttccttcttacacataatctaatctcctctgcctgcacgtgatccatatctacccattccctgcatattcatatgcttACCCAAAAGCCTCTCGAGTGCCAACATCATacaggcctccaccaccatccctggcatctCGCCACCCACCGCTCTCTGCGTCAAAAAATGTGCCTCACACATCACTTTAAACTTtgacctctcaacttaaaccaatgTTGTCTTGTATTTGCCATTCCCACCTGGGAAAATGGTCTGACTACCATATCTGTGCCTTTCAGAATTACTATTAAAACTTCTATCCAGTCTCAtctcatcgtcctgcgctccagggaacaaaaccaagggtctcgacccgaaacgtcacccattccttctttccagagatgctgcctgtcccgctgagctactccagcattttgtgtctatctttggtttaaaccagcatccgcagttccttcccacaaattTGCTCTAACTTCTCCTTTAAGCTAATAATCTCTAATCCGgacatcattctgataaaccacctctgcacacttcccaaagcctccacatccttcctgtaatggggtgaccagaacagcacgcaatactctaaacttaaagcacacggtattgagggttcagtgttgaggtggatagaaaattggttggcggacagaaagcaaagagtaggaataaacgggtccttttcggaatggcaggcagtgactagtggggtactgcaaggctcagtgctgggaccccagttatttacagtgtatattaatgatttggacgagggaattgaatgcaacatctctaagtttgcggatgacacgaagctgggtggcagtgttagctgtgaggaggatgctagggagctgcagagtgacttggatagattaggcgagtgggcaaatgcatggcagatgcaatataatgtggataaatgtgaggttatccactttggcagcaagaacaggaaagcagagtattacctgaatggtgaccgattgggagaaggggagatgcaacgtgacctgggtgtcatggtgcaccagtcattgaaagcaagcatgcaggtgcagcagacagtgaagaaagcgaatggtatgttggcattcatagcaagaggatttgagtttaggagcagggaggttctgctgcagttgtacagggccttggtgagaccacacctggagtattgtgtgcagttttggtctcctcatctgaggaaagacgttcttgccttagagggagtacagagaaggttcaccagattaatccctgggaaggcgggacttgcatatgaggaaagactggatagactgggcttgtactcgctggaatttagaagactgagggggggatcttatagaaacatataaaattcttaaggggttggagaggctagatgcgggaagattgttcccgatgttgggggagtccagaaccaggggtcacagcttaaggataagggggaagtcttttaggaccgagatgagaaaacatttcttcacacagagagtggtgagtctgtggaattctctgccacagaaggtagttgaggcgagttcattggctatatttaagagggagttagatgtggccctttttgctaaagggatcagggggtatggagagaaggcaggtacaggttactgagctgggtgatcagccatgatcatattgaatggcggtgcaggctcgaagggccgaatggcctactcctgcacctattttctatgtttctatgtttctaagcctttcactattcggtatgtttcaatgaggttcccccttcattcttctcaactccagcgaggagATCGCGGAGGCTGTTGTGACGATCGCAACTTTGTCGGTTCACTCTCTCTAGCCCCTCCGTTCGTTGTGCTTGGCACTCACTCGCGCCATGCCCCGCCTCTGCCTGACCAGCCCCGTCTCGCAGCTCCGCTCATTCCTTGCAGTCCGCGATGGAGTACAGAAGTGACCAGGCGCCAATGACCCCTCGCTCCGTGCAGACGGCGTCCGGCGCGCTGCCGGTGCGCGACCACCTCCCCTGGTCCATCTTCAACCTCTTCTACATGAACATATGTTGCCTCGGGCTCACCGCCATGATCTTCTCGGTGAAAGTGAGTGCGACCGCTGGGCGGGACGGGGCGAGGGAGAGGAGATTCCCCCGCGGGGAGCAGACATTCccagaccccctccccctcccacccatcaccccggagagggaggggagggttgggaagggagggggagggttgggggaggaagagggttggtggagtgagatggttggggggagagggatgaagggagaggttggaggggattggagtggggaggggaggggcttggaggggttggggttggaggggagagggggttggaggggagagagggttggaggggagagagggttagaagggggtggaggggagagagggttggaggggaggggagagagggttggaAGGGAGAGGCGGTTGGGGAGAGgcttggagggggagagggttggagggggaggggagagagggttggggagttggaggttggaggggggagagggttggagggggagggggagagggttggggagttggaggtgggaggaggttggagtggggagggggtggaggggggagagggttggagggggagagggttggggagttggaggtgggaggaggttggagtggggagggggtggaggggggagagggttggagggggagagggttggggagttggaggtgggagggggttggagtggggagggggtggaggggggagagggttggagggggagggggggagagggttggggagttggaggtgggagggggttggagtggggagggggtggaggggggagagggttggggagttggaggtgggaggaggttggagtggggagggggtggaggggggagagggttggagggggagcggggagagggttggggagttggaggtgggagggggttggagtggggagggggtgtgtccgGGGCGTTTGCCGTGGCCCGCGTTAAATCCCAGGGCGCTCATTCGGGGGCGGTATCGGGATTGGACCCTGGGACCGTTGTCTACCCGGGTCCCGAGTCTACCCGGGAGTGTGTGGATAAATCCTGTGTGGATaccaggaattgcaggtgctcgattacaaaaaagacaaagtgctggagtaactcagcgggtcgggcagcatctctggagggcatggatgggtgacgcttcggaacAGATTGGTTAGGGTCGCGAACCTTTCCACGTTACCCagagattactccagcactttgtgtctttttgcggGATAACTCAAGTGCTATACCCCCGGTGAATTGAATCCTGGTTTGTCAATCCCCACTTCCACCCGCGGGGCATTATATTCACGCAGAGGCGCGCTTGTGTTGTCCACGGGGGAGGGGGGCGACCCACGGGGAGGGGACAGGAGGCGAGGAGGAGATAGGAGGCGAGGAGGGGAGACCCGGGGCGCCCGCGGCCGCCCAGACTAAACTCACGAGGGATAGCCGGAGACCTCGCGGAGAGTAGACGTCCACAGACTAAATTTCTGGTGCACATTTTGAACCGGGTATCTCGCCCGTGCGGTGGATTCCCAGTGTTAGAGGCTGGTTGGTCCCTGTCCATGCGGGGTGAACCTCGGATGTAATCTCTACTGGGATTGCAAGCAGCTGCGAGTGATTGCAAGCGCCTGATATTCAGGCGGCTGCGTGTGATCGTTTGTGGGGGTGGATTCCGTGGGCAGATCTTAAGGTCATTAGGTCCCACGTCATTACTACGAGCCCTTCGACCCCACCACCTCCAAGCTGATCCATCTATACATCTGCAGAACTTCTCCGAAGGCTTTTAATGGTTCAACTGTTCCTCTGCATAGTCGTTTTGTTGTGTGAGCACACTACAGGCTCCAACTCCCTCACGGAGAAAATCAGTTTCTTCATGTGCCCCCTAAACCCTATGTCCTTGGATATAGACATGTTGAGAGAATGTTTGCTACCATATCTCCCCCTCACCAAGCCGCGCTGACTATATGTCTATGCTTTCCCGCATGCAAGTAGATCCTATCCCAGTACTGGCCCAGTCACCGACGTAAGGCATATCACACGCTGGCTCAAGAGGACACAACAATCCCAGTCACAGCCCAAACCATATCTTCTCTTGCCTTTCTCAAAGTTTGGATATTATTAGTCCCTGGGAACTTCTACACCTTCGTGTTCTTTGAGAGTCCCAACCAATATACctgagaaggtatcacaaaatgctggagtaactcagcaggtcaggcagcatttaggagagaatgaatgagtgacgtttcgggtcgagacccttcctcagtctgaagaagggtctcgacccgaaacgtcacccattccttctctcctagatgctgcctgacctgctgagttactccagcactttgtgataccttcgatttgtacctgcatctacagttattttcctacacaatataccTGAGAAGATCAGTTTCTCCTCCCTGATCTCATCTTGGTGAGCGGTGCACTTCCAGCACTAACTCTCAGTACCTTGCTTctcaaatctaaaaatctatcgaTCTGTCGTGATATTCAACAACATGGGCGGCAACTATAGAGTTACAACGCTTGAAGCGccggcgacccgggttccattgtgcgattctcccccgtgaccgcgtgggatttctccgagatcttcgctttctttccacacaccaaagacctacaggtttggaggttaattgacttggtataaatgtaaaattgctcttagtgttagtgtgcggagatcgctggtcggtgcggtctctatgggcggaagagcctgtttccgcgctgtatatctaaaaccacaacaacaaaaaactaaaaaaaactgaaACGAAGCCTGCGCATCCTTTCACTTAGAGTATCCAAAACGTTTACTAATCTATGAGTGAAAAATGTCTTATTTCTATTCAGATTAGTCTGTCTGTTGGGTTTCAATAAGATGACTCGCCGTGTCAGGAATTAATCTAATGGATCCTAGCTGCTCGACACCCATtatcacataaatatatatatatatatatatattatatacccTTTCTTAAGCTGAGATCTGTATACAATAGTCTACAAAAAGTTTTGCCAGGAACCAAgagtttggctgcctgccactgtatgtttctttttttttcctaatcagatgtgcagcactttggtcaacgtgggttgtttttaaatgtgctatacaaataaaattgacttgacttgacttgaccatgctGCCCAATCAGAGGGCAGTGCATTTGAAATTCCCACCAAACactgcatttaaaatatatatttttgccaTTTTAATCCCCATCCCTGTTATTTCTAATCCTTGTCCCCTGCACCCAAATATGCGCTCTGTCCACAACGCTCATCATTTTCCATTCAGTTCTTCCTTGGGCTTTCTCGTCTCTCGCCTCAGTCACGGAGAATAAAAACATGCCAATCGGTCTATGGAGACCACTCTAACTATCTATGACACTCtgaccatccctctctccccccactctccctccccctatctcccccacaccccccccccctcccactcactcccctctctccatctctctcctcactccctccccctctcccccccccccccactccccttcccccactccccctcccctctccttccctcccacactcccccaactctaacagcatccctctccccatcagaactgccccctccatcgactcctttaagtccaggctcaaaccctatttctactccctagcgtttgaggctcattgaggaggcgctgtgaactgtttgcgtgatactgtatgtttcatttttttccttagtacctaatcagatgtacagcgctttggtcaacgtgggttgtttttaaatgtgctatacaaataaaattgacttgacttgacttgactctacccccccccccattctccatccccctctaccccccccccccctccactccatccccctctccttcccactcccactctccccccccccatctctaccccccccccatctctaccccccccccattctccatccccttctccttcccactcccactctcccccccgccccccccccccctccccactctccgcccccctcactctccctcccccagtcccTGCCCAACACCAGACCTCGcagatccctcccccaccctcagtcCCTCCCCTCGACCCTCCCCCAGCCCTGAACCTGCCGCCAGCCCCAGTCGGGCAGGATGCCGGACAAGGTGTACGATCACCTTCCCTGGTCGCTCTTCAGTTTGTCCTACATGAACTGCTGCTGCCTGGGCCTCGTCGCCACCATCTTCTCGGTCAAAGTGAGTGCGGGGGTGGTGGCCTTGGTGGATGGGAGATACGGAGGGGGGGGAGACTGAGTTACGGGAGACGGGGTTATGGAGAGAGTAGACCCCATTTCTatactgggaggaaaccaggtccTCGGGAGGGTTAGAATCAGCGGTAGGTGAAGGACGGAGCCgcgggaacatagaaaataggtgcaggaggaggaggccatctggccccgTTGagccaagcaccgccattcattgtgatcatggctgatcatccacaatcagtaacctgtgcctgccttctccccactggACTCCActcgcccctggagctctatctaactctcttttaaattgagCACAGACTACCCAGGATTGGGGAGTCTAAAACAGTGAACAtttgtttaaggcgagaggggaagatttaatgggaactcgaggttcaacttttcacccagagggtggtgggtgtatggaacgagctgccattgaggaggtagttgagggagggactATCACGACATTTAgagtacacttggacaggtacatagacgggaagggtttggaggggtatgggtcagGTTTAGGTGAGTGAGACTTAGCTCGGTCAGGCAACTCGGTCGGCATgtaccagttgggccgaagggcctgtgtccgtgctgtgtaGCTCTGACTGGCTGATCCCCGCGCTACTTGCTGAGGTTGCAGGCACCTATCGATAGGGTtcccacaccagggacattttgtaACCTTGCCCCCCACccgagggagcgccgtgctgctGAGAGGGAGCTCGCTGTGTGtatgtattggggggggggggggggggtggggggtggaggcagggggcTCCTGAGAGCATGAAGGGGATGCCGAGTGTGTTCCACGACAgcacaacaaggaactgcagatgctggtttataccaaagatagacacagagtgcaggagttgctcagcgggtcgggcagcatctctggagacagctGACGTTTGGTCCTTCAGACTTCTCGCCAATGTGCTGGGGCCGTTTTGattgttgttttttgtcattgttgttcCGTTCTCTGGGCCGCTGACACCAGGAGGCTGATACATTGGGTGTAAGTTTGGTGAATCTGCCCGCGTTATTCTGATGCCAGCGAGCGTGGAGCGGGCACTTTGTAACATCTGGATCGGCGTGTACTCAGTGTAACCAATTGGGCAGCTGTGGGAGTTGCTGTCTTGGAGCAGCTGCCCAATTGTCTGAACaatgtctgaacaagggtctcgacccgaaacgtcacccattccttctctcctgagatgctgcctgacccgctgagttactccagcattttgtgtctaccttcaatttgaaccagcatctgcagttattttcctacacgacaaCCCTTGCTGGGGCATTCTCCACCCAGTCCCGCCCGCATCACCCGCTGGCTACGGCCAAACCCTGCCAATTGTCCATTTCTCACTGTCTAGGAGAAGGTGTTGCAAGTGACAGGGCTCcagagtccagcacaggaacagccccttggcTCCAGAGTTTGCGCCGAACACGATGCTAATCTCCtcagatgagtataggagcaaagaggtaattctgcagttgtacagggcccaagtgagagcgcacctggagtactgtgtgcagttttggtctccaaatttgaggaaggatattcttgctattgagggcgtgcagcgtcggtttactaggttaattcccggaatggcgggactgtcatatgttgaaagactggagcgactaggcttgtatacactggaatttagaaggatgagaggagatcttatcgaaatgtataaaattattaaggggttggacacgttagaggcaggaaacgtgttcccaatgttgggggagtccagaacaaggggccacagtttaagaataaggggtaggccatttagaactgagatgaggaaaacctttttcagtcagacagttgtgaatctgtggaattctctgcctcagaaagcagtggaggccaattctctgaatgcattcaagagagagctggatagagctcttaaggattgcggaggcagggggtatggggagaaggcaggaacggggtactgattgagaatgatcagccatgatcacattgaatggtggtgctggctcgaagggccgaatggcctcctcctgcacctattttctattgtcagatagacacgaaaagctggagtaactcagcgggacaggcagcatctctggagagaaggcatgtgtagcatttcgggtcgagacgattgttcagactcgaaacgtcacccattctgtaacaaagtacttaagtgcatgctaagatacaacgcatcattttattgaagcacttacagcataggacctgcagtacattacagctccgagctgctacatctactgcccgACCTAGGCGAGTATATTATAAAGCAGGGGAGCACGGGTTTGGAccgtggctagcatgcaatagcccatcgacacattccttctctccagagatgctgcctgtcccgttgagttactccagctttttgtgtctatcttcggtttaaaccaacatctgcagttccttcttacacataatctaatctcctctgcctgcacgtgatccatatctacccattccctgcatattcatatgcttACCCAAAAGCCTCTCGAGTGCCAACATCATacaggcctccaccaccacccctggcatctCGCCACCCACCGCTCTCTGCGTCAAAAAACGTGCCTCACACATCACTTTAAACTTtgacctctcaacttaaaccaatgTTGTCTTGTATTTGCCATTCCCACCTGGGAAAATGGTCTGACTACCATATCTGTGCCTTTCAGAATTACTATTAAAACTTCTATCAGTCTCAtctcatcgtcctgcgctccagggaacaaaaccaagggtctcgacccgaaacgtcacccattccttcttttcagagatgctgcctgtcccgctgagctactccagcattttgtgtctgtctttggtttaaaccagcatccgcagttccttcctacaaatttgcTCTAACTTCTCCTTTAAGCTAATAATCTCTAATCCGgacatcattctgataaaccacctctgcacacttcccaaagcctccacatccttcctgtaatggggtgaccagaacagcacgcaatactctaaacttaaagcacacggtattgagggttcagtgttgaggtggatagaaaattggttggcggacaggaagcaaagagtaggaataaacgggtccttttcggaatggcaggcagtgactagtggggtactgcaaggctcagtgctgggaccccagttatttacagtgtatattaatgatttggacgaaggaattgaatgcaacat from Rhinoraja longicauda isolate Sanriku21f chromosome 18, sRhiLon1.1, whole genome shotgun sequence includes:
- the LOC144602377 gene encoding dispanin subfamily A member 2b-like, with the protein product MEYRSDQAPMTPRSVQTASGALPVRDHLPWSIFNLFYMNICCLGLTAMIFSVKSRDRKVVGDVEGALHYGSTARSLNIAATVLSILVFIIFIALAATGTFHMMKST